The proteins below come from a single Caulobacter segnis ATCC 21756 genomic window:
- a CDS encoding ribonuclease H family protein has translation MVAVTLWIASLCRQDPSYGGWSYVRRIEGETGAAAIKGAAGGERRTTGAKMSLTALTEALEGLSDLPADAAVTLRFSDLELAGQLVAPDGEYATTEPDAWAAARAAVAARPVLEMVPASAGDGTNGFLAAWAEFGLDTSKSRGSFKAAIPKPNLMKFPG, from the coding sequence ATGGTCGCCGTCACACTCTGGATCGCCAGCCTCTGCCGCCAAGACCCGAGCTATGGCGGCTGGTCCTATGTACGCCGGATCGAAGGCGAGACCGGCGCCGCGGCGATCAAGGGCGCGGCCGGGGGCGAGCGCCGCACGACGGGCGCCAAGATGAGCCTGACCGCGCTGACCGAAGCGCTCGAAGGTCTTTCTGACCTGCCCGCCGACGCCGCCGTGACCCTGCGCTTTTCGGATCTGGAGCTTGCGGGCCAGCTTGTCGCCCCGGACGGTGAGTACGCGACGACTGAGCCCGACGCCTGGGCGGCCGCGCGCGCCGCCGTAGCCGCTCGCCCGGTGCTGGAAATGGTCCCCGCCTCAGCTGGCGACGGGACCAATGGCTTCCTGGCGGCCTGGGCGGAGTTTGGCCTAGACACCAGCAAGTCCCGCGGCAGCTTCAAGGCCGCGATCCCCAAGCCGAACCTGATGAAGTTCCCGGGCTAG
- a CDS encoding methylglyoxal synthase: MPAPLAIGPISIGLVAHDDKKAALVDWAEAHVDFLRDKALFATGTTGGRILEALPGLDLVRLKSGPLGGDQQLGAMIAEGRLDVLIFFVDPLSPQPHDVDVKALIRMATLADIPFACNPATANLIVACRD; this comes from the coding sequence ATGCCCGCTCCCCTCGCCATCGGCCCCATCTCGATTGGATTGGTGGCCCACGACGACAAGAAGGCCGCTCTTGTCGACTGGGCCGAGGCGCACGTCGACTTTCTGAGGGACAAGGCGCTGTTCGCCACCGGCACGACCGGCGGCAGGATCCTGGAGGCGCTGCCTGGCCTCGATCTGGTGCGGCTGAAGAGCGGCCCGCTGGGCGGTGACCAGCAACTGGGCGCGATGATCGCCGAGGGGCGGCTGGACGTGCTGATCTTCTTCGTCGATCCGCTGTCGCCGCAGCCGCACGACGTGGACGTCAAGGCGCTGATCCGGATGGCGACGCTGGCGGATATCCCGTTCGCCTGCAATCCGGCGACGGCGAACCTGATCGTCGCTTGCCGCGACTAG
- a CDS encoding pyridoxal phosphate-dependent aminotransferase, which yields MVTRNSDEPALGRRSFLRSAALLAAAAPIVTEASLAHAAQTAAPPSGMALHGQSPNAPPSGAVLINANENPLGPSKAACDAIARVAPLGGRYDLNGETDLLTRTFAAQNGLKPEYVEVYAGSSEPLHYSVLAFTSPAKSFVTADPSYEAGMYAAKTSQAKVVKVPLTKDYAHDVKAMVAADAQAGVIYICNPNNPTGTVTTKQDIIWALENKPAGSILLVDEAYIHLTDEPDTLDLVAQGKDLIVLRTFSKIYGMAGIRCGFAVGRPDLLAKLKPFGQNAMPITGSAAARASLEDASLVPTRRKIIGDTRRDTIAWLKAGGYKVIGDPQTNCFMIDTGRNGKAVFAAMKAKNVLIGRTWPIWPNAVRVSVGTPEEMAKFKIAFKEVMDAKPTAIGDHVQHAELDYYAIL from the coding sequence ATGGTGACGCGCAATTCCGACGAGCCGGCGCTGGGACGCCGTTCCTTCCTGCGCAGCGCGGCGCTCCTCGCCGCCGCCGCGCCGATCGTGACCGAGGCCTCTCTCGCGCATGCCGCCCAGACCGCCGCCCCGCCGTCCGGCATGGCGCTGCACGGACAGAGCCCCAACGCCCCGCCCTCCGGCGCGGTGCTGATCAACGCCAATGAAAACCCTCTCGGCCCCAGCAAGGCGGCTTGCGACGCCATCGCTCGCGTCGCGCCGCTGGGCGGGCGTTACGACCTCAACGGGGAGACCGACCTGCTGACCCGCACCTTCGCGGCGCAGAACGGGCTGAAGCCTGAATATGTCGAGGTCTACGCCGGCTCGTCCGAGCCCCTGCACTACAGCGTGCTGGCCTTCACCTCGCCGGCCAAGAGCTTCGTCACCGCCGACCCGTCGTATGAGGCCGGCATGTACGCCGCCAAGACCAGCCAGGCCAAGGTGGTCAAGGTTCCGCTGACCAAGGACTACGCCCACGACGTCAAGGCCATGGTGGCCGCCGACGCCCAGGCCGGCGTGATCTATATCTGCAATCCCAACAACCCGACCGGCACGGTCACCACCAAGCAGGACATCATCTGGGCGCTGGAGAACAAGCCAGCCGGCTCCATCCTGCTTGTCGACGAAGCCTATATCCACCTCACGGACGAGCCAGACACGCTGGATCTCGTGGCCCAGGGCAAGGACCTGATCGTCCTGCGCACCTTCTCCAAGATCTATGGCATGGCCGGCATTCGCTGCGGGTTCGCGGTCGGGCGTCCCGACCTTCTGGCCAAGCTCAAGCCCTTCGGCCAGAACGCCATGCCGATCACCGGCTCGGCGGCCGCCCGCGCTTCCCTCGAGGACGCCAGCCTCGTGCCGACGCGGCGCAAGATCATCGGCGACACCCGCCGCGATACGATCGCCTGGCTGAAGGCCGGCGGCTATAAGGTCATCGGCGATCCGCAGACCAACTGCTTCATGATCGACACGGGCCGCAACGGCAAAGCCGTGTTCGCGGCGATGAAGGCCAAGAACGTCCTAATCGGCCGCACTTGGCCCATCTGGCCCAACGCCGTCCGCGTCTCGGTCGGCACGCCGGAAGAGATGGCCAAGTTCAAGATCGCCTTCAAGGAGGTCATGGACGCCAAGCCGACGGCCATCGGCGACCATGTCCAGCACGCGGAACTCGACTATTATGCAATCCTATAG
- a CDS encoding DUF6289 family protein, with the protein MRTLIMKAAVAAVLTAMAVAGPASSGPFDQEILVMYYANEAKTIQVGESYRGCDGAGYSWGSRTDIKDRYVTPCP; encoded by the coding sequence ATGAGGACGTTGATCATGAAGGCGGCCGTAGCGGCCGTGTTGACCGCCATGGCCGTAGCCGGGCCGGCTTCGTCGGGACCTTTCGATCAGGAGATCCTGGTCATGTACTATGCCAACGAAGCCAAGACGATCCAGGTCGGCGAAAGCTACAGAGGCTGCGATGGAGCCGGTTATAGCTGGGGTTCTCGCACTGACATCAAGGATCGATACGTAACGCCCTGTCCGTAG
- a CDS encoding alpha/beta hydrolase, whose product MTHASLNRRAVLAAGLALPGLAVPGLALAQAAAPPSPPAGPFRFKGWKGQETDAERGFFEVPEDRRDPRSRKIRLSYVRFASTAAKPGPPIVYLAGGPGGLATRAAGGPRYPIFMALREVADVIAFDQRGTGLSNHIPERPPSTRPPPPFTEVGLTSYFRRDFQEAWADWTKAGVAMTGYNTEQNADDIDDLRRHLGAEKVDLWGISYGTHLALSMLKRHGDRVNRVALASLEGQDQTVKRPAAVDAMLRQVDSLLAADPAVRAAIPDLPALMRRVHARMEAAPVSMAATLNGAPVELKLGGFAIQLMAGGLIANPQTLVMLPGLYLALDAGNTDVLKPFVGEFASQLGIAGMPEATDLASGVSPGRLAQVRREAKTAVLGEALNFPMPQLLGAVPGVDLGETFRTPLRIGHPALLLAGTLDGRTPMSEQDEVAAQFTRKSRVIVENAGHNVFEAHPDVQGLLVRFFRGEAVADTRLSLPPPRFKVA is encoded by the coding sequence ATGACCCATGCATCGCTCAACCGCCGCGCCGTGCTCGCCGCCGGCCTCGCTCTCCCTGGTCTCGCCGTTCCTGGCCTGGCGCTGGCCCAGGCCGCCGCGCCGCCCTCGCCGCCCGCCGGTCCCTTCCGCTTCAAGGGCTGGAAGGGGCAGGAGACGGACGCCGAACGCGGCTTCTTCGAGGTTCCCGAGGACCGCCGCGATCCACGCTCCCGGAAGATCAGGCTGAGCTATGTGCGGTTCGCCTCGACGGCGGCCAAGCCGGGTCCGCCGATCGTCTATCTGGCTGGGGGGCCGGGCGGCCTGGCGACACGGGCGGCGGGCGGACCGCGCTATCCGATCTTCATGGCGCTGCGCGAGGTGGCGGACGTCATCGCCTTCGACCAGCGAGGCACGGGCCTGTCCAACCATATCCCCGAGCGGCCGCCCTCGACACGTCCGCCGCCGCCGTTCACCGAGGTGGGGCTGACGTCCTATTTCCGGCGGGACTTCCAGGAGGCGTGGGCCGACTGGACCAAGGCCGGGGTGGCCATGACCGGCTACAACACCGAACAGAACGCCGACGACATCGACGACCTGCGCCGCCATCTGGGCGCCGAGAAGGTCGACCTGTGGGGCATCAGCTATGGCACCCACCTGGCGCTCAGCATGCTCAAGCGGCACGGCGATCGCGTGAACCGCGTGGCCCTGGCCAGCCTGGAAGGTCAGGACCAGACCGTGAAGCGGCCCGCCGCGGTCGACGCCATGCTGCGACAGGTGGACAGCCTCCTGGCCGCCGACCCCGCCGTCCGCGCGGCGATCCCCGACTTGCCGGCTTTGATGCGGCGCGTGCACGCGAGGATGGAGGCCGCGCCGGTCAGCATGGCCGCGACGCTGAACGGCGCGCCGGTCGAGCTGAAGCTGGGCGGCTTCGCCATCCAGTTGATGGCGGGCGGGCTGATCGCCAATCCACAGACCCTGGTCATGCTGCCGGGGCTCTATCTGGCGCTGGACGCTGGAAACACCGATGTGCTCAAGCCGTTTGTGGGCGAGTTCGCGAGCCAGCTCGGCATCGCCGGCATGCCCGAGGCGACCGACCTTGCATCGGGCGTCTCGCCGGGCCGGCTGGCCCAGGTGCGACGCGAGGCGAAGACCGCCGTGCTGGGCGAGGCGCTGAACTTTCCGATGCCGCAACTGCTGGGGGCGGTCCCAGGCGTGGACCTGGGCGAAACCTTTCGGACGCCGCTCCGGATCGGCCATCCGGCCCTTCTGCTCGCCGGCACGCTGGACGGCCGCACGCCGATGTCCGAGCAGGACGAGGTGGCGGCCCAGTTCACGCGCAAGTCCCGCGTGATCGTCGAGAACGCCGGCCACAACGTCTTCGAGGCCCATCCCGACGTGCAGGGCCTGTTGGTGCGGTTCTTCCGCGGTGAAGCCGTGGCCGACACGCGTCTGAGCCTGCCGCCGCCAAGGTTCAAGGTGGCGTGA
- a CDS encoding LytTR family DNA-binding domain-containing protein encodes MTSLATLARAQDTTWEACHGAPGVTGPVLSDCRPIGDFVDPQGQELWIRATIPAPSDTQPRALYVAGVASSEAWLNGERLGSNGRPGASARDEIPGRYQATFPIREAAWRPDANTLVVRLSSFHGGLRFAGPMTAITVLPFPYPQRTALLAVTFVAAGALLAATFGFGVIHALRRTGSSLVLAGMAGVAALQSVVESLRPLFNYPYPLHAWRMSAIWALAAGFAILLVVYVASRFLPKARGLMIGLAVGGIGATALLPGFDNKTVWALVLGVALAIPPAAVGVRRRIPGARPVLAYLALFLAVAVGFPEWLADFSYFLLVASLVLPLLMVEVVRLGREDRGREAALTRAVSLPDRLTVASARGVELAPIAEILAVVGADDYVELRLVGGRSLLHAARLDALTTQLPANFLRVHRSVIANLAHVRRLERDGDRWRLHLSEGAPLPVSRSRQRALREALEDTPVAEAISA; translated from the coding sequence TTGACAAGCCTCGCGACTCTGGCGCGGGCCCAGGACACCACGTGGGAGGCTTGCCATGGCGCGCCCGGCGTGACGGGCCCCGTGCTGAGCGATTGCCGTCCGATCGGGGACTTCGTCGATCCCCAAGGCCAGGAGCTCTGGATCCGCGCGACGATCCCCGCCCCGAGCGACACCCAGCCGCGCGCCCTTTACGTGGCGGGCGTCGCCTCGTCCGAAGCCTGGCTCAATGGCGAGCGGCTGGGGTCCAACGGCCGCCCTGGAGCGTCGGCGCGGGACGAGATCCCAGGACGCTATCAGGCGACCTTTCCGATCCGCGAGGCCGCCTGGCGCCCCGACGCGAACACCCTGGTGGTGCGCCTGTCGTCCTTCCACGGCGGCCTGCGCTTCGCCGGCCCCATGACCGCCATCACCGTTCTGCCCTTCCCCTACCCGCAACGCACCGCCTTGTTGGCCGTGACCTTCGTGGCGGCCGGCGCGCTGCTCGCGGCGACGTTCGGCTTCGGCGTCATCCACGCCCTGAGACGGACAGGCTCCAGCCTCGTCTTGGCCGGCATGGCGGGCGTCGCGGCCCTGCAGTCCGTGGTCGAGAGCCTGCGGCCGTTGTTCAACTATCCCTATCCGCTCCACGCTTGGCGGATGAGCGCCATCTGGGCGCTCGCGGCCGGCTTCGCGATCCTGTTGGTGGTCTACGTCGCCAGCCGGTTCCTGCCCAAGGCGCGCGGCCTGATGATCGGCCTGGCCGTGGGCGGGATCGGCGCCACGGCCCTGCTCCCGGGTTTCGACAACAAGACGGTCTGGGCGCTGGTCCTGGGCGTCGCGCTGGCTATTCCACCGGCCGCGGTCGGCGTGCGTCGACGTATCCCTGGCGCCCGGCCTGTCCTGGCCTATCTGGCGCTCTTCCTCGCCGTGGCCGTCGGCTTTCCCGAATGGCTGGCCGACTTCTCCTACTTCCTGCTCGTCGCCAGCCTGGTGCTGCCGCTGCTGATGGTCGAGGTGGTGCGGCTGGGCCGCGAGGACCGCGGCCGGGAAGCGGCCCTGACCCGCGCCGTCAGCCTGCCCGACCGGCTCACGGTGGCTTCGGCCCGGGGCGTCGAGCTGGCGCCCATCGCCGAGATCCTGGCCGTGGTCGGGGCCGACGACTATGTCGAGCTGCGGCTGGTCGGCGGACGTAGCCTGCTACACGCGGCGCGCCTGGACGCTCTGACGACCCAACTGCCAGCGAACTTCCTGCGGGTCCACCGGTCGGTGATCGCCAACCTGGCGCACGTCCGCCGGCTGGAGCGCGACGGCGACCGCTGGCGGCTGCATCTGAGCGAGGGCGCGCCCCTGCCCGTCAGCCGCTCTCGCCAGAGGGCTCTGCGCGAGGCGCTGGAAGACACGCCCGTCGCCGAGGCGATATCGGCCTGA
- a CDS encoding peptide chain release factor 3, with product MSSSPAAEAARRRTFAIISHPDAGKTTLTENLLLAGGAIRAAGAVRARGQTRRTQSDWMKIERERGISVSASVMTFDHDGLMFNLLDTPGHEDFSEDTYRTLTAADAAIMVLDAAKGIEPQTLKLFEVCRLRDIPIITFINKMDREAQDPFELLDEVSSKLALDPAPLFWPAGSGGRFKGMLDLRNDKFIPYAKKSSTDDEGHPDPIAFKGNAVVQYLDPEEKAELEDNAMLVTEAGKPFDVQSFLEGHMTPVFFGSALRHFGVSELLGGIGAYAPPPKPMPASKNGAETHVAPGDSEVSGFVFKVQANMDPNHRDRIAFLRLTSGRFTRGMKLKAQNTGKAMSVNAPIMFFASDRELAEDAFAGDVIGIPNHGVLRVGDSLSETGTLRFAGLPNFAPEILRRVRVKDPLKAKHLKKALEGLAEEGVTQLFRPMIGSDFIVGAVGQLQFEVMADRLANEYQLEVIFEASPYAEARWLGGDRVDVEDFVNKHKSAMGQDIDEAPVFLGKSSWEIGYVAERYPKVRFERTKERA from the coding sequence ATGAGCTCTTCCCCCGCCGCTGAAGCCGCCCGTCGGCGCACCTTCGCCATCATCAGTCACCCCGACGCCGGCAAGACGACCCTGACCGAAAACCTGCTGCTGGCCGGCGGGGCGATCCGGGCGGCTGGCGCCGTGCGGGCGCGCGGCCAGACGCGGCGCACCCAATCGGACTGGATGAAGATCGAGCGCGAGCGCGGCATCTCGGTCAGCGCCTCAGTCATGACGTTCGACCACGACGGCCTGATGTTCAACCTGCTGGACACGCCGGGCCACGAGGACTTCTCGGAAGACACCTACCGCACCCTGACGGCCGCCGACGCGGCGATCATGGTGCTGGACGCGGCCAAGGGTATCGAGCCCCAGACCCTGAAGCTGTTCGAGGTCTGCCGCCTGCGCGACATCCCGATCATCACCTTCATCAACAAGATGGACCGCGAGGCCCAGGATCCGTTCGAGCTGCTGGACGAGGTCTCGTCGAAGCTGGCTCTCGATCCGGCGCCGCTCTTCTGGCCGGCCGGTTCCGGCGGCCGCTTCAAGGGCATGCTGGACCTGCGCAACGACAAGTTCATTCCCTACGCCAAGAAGAGCTCGACCGACGACGAGGGCCATCCCGACCCGATCGCCTTCAAGGGCAACGCGGTGGTCCAGTATCTGGACCCCGAGGAAAAGGCCGAGCTGGAAGACAACGCCATGCTGGTCACCGAGGCCGGCAAGCCGTTCGACGTCCAGTCGTTCCTGGAAGGCCACATGACGCCGGTGTTCTTCGGCTCGGCCCTGCGCCACTTCGGCGTTTCCGAACTGCTGGGCGGCATTGGCGCCTACGCCCCGCCGCCCAAGCCCATGCCGGCCAGTAAGAACGGCGCGGAGACCCATGTCGCGCCGGGCGACAGCGAGGTGTCGGGCTTCGTGTTCAAGGTCCAGGCGAACATGGACCCCAACCACCGCGACCGGATCGCCTTCCTGCGCCTGACCAGCGGCCGCTTCACGCGCGGCATGAAGCTAAAGGCCCAGAACACTGGCAAGGCCATGAGCGTCAACGCCCCGATCATGTTCTTCGCCAGCGACCGCGAGCTGGCCGAGGACGCCTTCGCCGGCGACGTCATTGGGATTCCAAACCATGGTGTCTTGCGGGTGGGCGACAGCCTGTCCGAAACCGGGACGCTGCGGTTCGCCGGCCTGCCCAACTTCGCCCCGGAAATCCTGCGCCGCGTGCGCGTCAAGGATCCGCTGAAGGCCAAGCACCTGAAGAAGGCGCTGGAAGGTCTGGCCGAGGAGGGCGTCACCCAGCTGTTCCGCCCGATGATCGGCAGCGACTTCATCGTCGGCGCCGTGGGCCAGCTGCAATTCGAGGTCATGGCCGACCGTCTGGCCAACGAGTACCAGCTGGAAGTGATCTTCGAGGCCAGCCCCTACGCCGAAGCCCGCTGGCTGGGCGGCGACCGCGTCGACGTCGAGGACTTCGTGAACAAGCACAAGTCGGCCATGGGCCAGGACATCGACGAGGCCCCGGTCTTCCTGGGCAAGTCCTCCTGGGAGATCGGCTATGTCGCCGAGCGCTATCCGAAGGTGCGCTTCGAGCGGACCAAGGAACGGGCGTAG
- a CDS encoding TonB-dependent receptor plug domain-containing protein — MTTAAWGVLALVLSSQAHAQQAAPAPEAAEVDTLVVTGTRRVDRTAFESAAPVDVVSQEALKSVVSDEIMDKLAATTPSFNVQRLPAADGQAFVRPATLRGLSPDQTLVLVNGKRRHRSAVLGGRGQQGVDLAALGTSGLERIEVLRDGASAQYGSDAIAGVINIILSDKTGFDGYAQTGRYYAGDGDKTEIGARYGLAIGNGGSLVGALDYTNAEATSRTRQRPDAIAFQAANPNIKVPSPVQRWGQPDREVWRGSLNLVLPVGDAVEAYGFATYSDLHGVTDFNWRNPSTDSSYRTSTVFPGWSLNQIYPAGFSPKFGQDETNASVNGGLRGDAKGWSWDVSAGWGRDKVDYFLNNSINASFGPQSPTSFDAGSLIQEEATLNLDASRPLEWSFLAKPANLALGVEARKETYKIEAGDRYSWDVGPGAAAGLPSGSNGFPGYAPSQAGSWDQTSYAAYADLDLPITDKFGADIAIRHEDFSEFGQTTDGKIAVRYEFTPNFALRGAVSTGFRAPTAGQINNTRTSQGLNTTTLLLFTSGRLSPVNPISVALGGKPLEPEESKNLSLGAVFRQGGFTASVDYYRIEVDNRFAVSPNFTVTPALRAQLVAAGVPGADSLTTVSYFTNSFDTRTQGVDVVGSWRGQVLGGRAGVTAAWNWNDTKVTRSKLTEVSRLSRINLEDGLPQNAANVSFDYAKGRFSGLIRARWSGEWTDAQANGTADLIQKFSGKALVDLSVSAQLTDALKLTVGAENLFDTYPDEATFQASRGLIYSRNAPYDTDGGLWYARLSAKF, encoded by the coding sequence ATGACGACGGCCGCCTGGGGCGTGCTCGCCCTGGTTCTTTCCAGCCAAGCCCACGCCCAGCAGGCGGCGCCGGCCCCCGAGGCTGCGGAGGTGGACACCCTTGTCGTCACCGGCACCCGCCGCGTCGACCGCACGGCTTTCGAGTCCGCCGCGCCGGTGGACGTCGTCAGCCAGGAGGCGCTGAAGAGCGTCGTCTCCGACGAGATCATGGACAAGCTGGCGGCCACGACGCCGTCGTTCAACGTTCAGCGCCTGCCGGCCGCCGACGGCCAAGCCTTTGTCCGCCCGGCCACCCTGCGCGGCCTTTCGCCCGACCAGACCCTGGTGCTGGTCAACGGCAAGCGTCGCCACCGCTCGGCGGTGCTGGGTGGTCGCGGTCAACAGGGCGTCGATCTGGCGGCCCTCGGGACCAGCGGCCTTGAGCGCATCGAGGTGTTGCGCGACGGCGCCTCGGCCCAATACGGCTCCGACGCGATCGCCGGCGTGATCAACATCATCCTCAGCGACAAGACGGGCTTCGACGGCTACGCCCAGACGGGCCGCTACTACGCCGGCGACGGCGACAAGACCGAGATCGGCGCACGCTACGGCCTCGCCATCGGCAACGGCGGTAGTCTGGTGGGCGCGCTGGACTACACCAACGCCGAGGCCACCTCGCGGACGCGCCAGCGTCCCGACGCCATCGCCTTCCAGGCGGCGAACCCGAACATCAAGGTGCCCAGTCCCGTCCAACGCTGGGGCCAGCCTGACCGCGAAGTCTGGCGCGGCTCGCTGAACCTGGTCCTGCCAGTCGGTGATGCGGTTGAGGCCTATGGCTTCGCCACCTACAGCGATCTGCACGGCGTCACCGACTTTAACTGGCGTAACCCGTCTACCGACAGCTCCTACCGCACCAGCACCGTGTTCCCGGGGTGGTCGCTGAACCAGATCTATCCGGCCGGCTTCTCGCCCAAGTTCGGCCAGGACGAGACCAACGCCTCGGTCAATGGCGGCCTGCGCGGCGACGCCAAGGGCTGGTCGTGGGACGTGTCGGCCGGCTGGGGCCGCGACAAGGTCGACTACTTCCTGAACAACAGCATCAACGCCTCGTTCGGCCCGCAATCGCCGACCAGCTTCGACGCCGGCTCGCTGATCCAGGAAGAAGCGACGCTGAATCTGGACGCCTCGCGGCCGCTTGAGTGGTCGTTCCTGGCCAAGCCGGCGAACCTGGCGCTGGGCGTGGAAGCTCGCAAGGAAACGTACAAGATCGAGGCGGGCGATCGCTACTCCTGGGATGTCGGTCCCGGCGCGGCGGCGGGTCTGCCCAGCGGCTCGAACGGTTTCCCCGGCTACGCGCCCAGCCAGGCCGGGTCGTGGGACCAGACCAGCTACGCCGCCTATGCCGACCTTGACCTGCCGATCACCGACAAGTTCGGCGCCGACATCGCCATTCGCCACGAGGACTTCTCCGAGTTCGGCCAAACCACCGACGGCAAGATCGCGGTCCGCTACGAGTTCACGCCGAACTTCGCCCTCCGCGGCGCGGTCTCGACCGGCTTCCGCGCCCCGACCGCGGGCCAGATCAACAACACCCGCACCTCGCAGGGCCTGAACACCACGACCCTCCTGCTGTTCACCTCGGGCCGCCTGTCGCCGGTCAATCCGATCTCGGTGGCGCTGGGCGGCAAGCCGCTGGAGCCGGAGGAGTCGAAGAACCTGTCGCTGGGCGCGGTGTTCCGCCAGGGCGGCTTCACGGCGTCCGTCGACTACTACCGCATCGAGGTCGACAACCGTTTCGCCGTCTCGCCGAACTTCACGGTGACGCCGGCCCTGCGCGCCCAACTGGTCGCCGCGGGCGTCCCCGGCGCCGACAGCCTGACGACGGTCAGCTACTTCACCAACTCGTTCGACACCCGCACGCAAGGCGTGGACGTCGTCGGCTCCTGGCGAGGTCAGGTTCTCGGCGGGCGCGCCGGCGTCACGGCCGCCTGGAACTGGAACGACACCAAGGTCACCCGCTCCAAGCTGACCGAGGTCTCGCGCCTATCGCGGATCAACCTCGAAGATGGCCTGCCGCAGAACGCCGCCAACGTGTCGTTCGACTACGCCAAGGGGCGCTTCAGCGGCCTGATCCGCGCCCGCTGGTCGGGCGAGTGGACCGACGCCCAGGCCAACGGGACCGCCGACCTGATCCAGAAGTTCTCTGGCAAGGCGCTGGTCGACCTGTCGGTCAGCGCGCAACTGACCGACGCGCTCAAGCTGACGGTCGGGGCCGAGAACCTGTTCGACACCTATCCGGACGAGGCGACGTTCCAGGCCTCGCGCGGCCTGATCTACTCGCGTAACGCCCCCTACGACACCGACGGCGGCCTCTGGTACGCGCGTCTGTCGGCGAAGTTCTAG
- a CDS encoding DUF1491 family protein has product MLLSTDIWVGALIRRAELGGAFATVGRKGDTRAGAVLVKVVDRRAGTARLYSEATRGDGERFWMQPVRSAFEPDLDAYVERAARIDPDVWLVEIEDREGRHFLTEPVEPDPA; this is encoded by the coding sequence ATGCTACTTTCGACAGACATCTGGGTGGGCGCGCTGATCCGTCGCGCGGAGCTGGGCGGGGCGTTCGCCACCGTGGGCCGCAAGGGCGACACCCGCGCCGGCGCGGTCCTGGTCAAGGTGGTGGATCGCCGGGCCGGAACCGCTCGGCTCTACAGCGAGGCGACGCGGGGCGACGGCGAGCGCTTCTGGATGCAGCCGGTCCGCTCCGCGTTCGAGCCTGATCTGGACGCCTATGTCGAGCGCGCGGCGCGCATCGACCCTGATGTGTGGCTCGTGGAGATCGAGGACCGCGAGGGGCGGCATTTCCTGACCGAGCCGGTCGAACCCGATCCGGCCTGA